AGGCAAAGCGATGTTTGGGGCAATCACCATTGCAGGCAAAACGATAGTCACATCGCTGGCACATGCGCGTAAGCTTGTCGCGTTTATCATCACCAAATGCTTGCATCGTCTCGGAATCCGCCATTGTCGCGATTGGCTCATTCATGATGTTGCCGAGTCGATAACGCGGATACACATAATGATCGCAGGCGTAGAGATCGCCATTGTGTTCCAGAGCAAGACCGCGACCGCAAGTCTCCGCCATCGTGCATGGACCTCCTGGAATACCAAGCCATTTGCCAAGTGTCGCATCAAACAGCTGGATGTAAGTCTTCCCCACATCACGCGTGACCCATCGATCGAAAACTCGGCAGAAAAAATCGCCGAGATCTCGTGGAAGCACACTCCAGTCGGTTACCTCTGGCTCTGATTTTCGATCCGGCGGCAAATCAAAATCCGGTGGATGCGAGAGATCCAATCCATTGATTGAAGAAGCGTCATCCGCCTGCCTCTCAACCAAAGGAATGAATTGCATAAAAGCAGAACCAATATCTCGAAGGTGGCGATATACCGCCAAGGGTTCTCGTGCATTCAGGCGATTGACGACAGTGAGTGTATTGAACTCCACTTTGTGCTTCTTGCACAATTCAATCCCTCGCATGACACGACGATAAGTTGGCTCGCCCTCACGATCAACACGATAAGCGTCGTGCAATTTTTCCGGACCATCAATGCTGATCCCAACCAGGAAACCTTCAGTATGAAAGAACTGACAGAATTCGTCATTCAGTAAAGTCCCATTCGTCTGGAAAGCATTTTCGATTTGTTTGCCTCCGGCATACTTTTTCTGAAAAGCCACTGACTTTTTAAAAAATCTCAAACCTGCAAGTGTGGGCTCACCACCCTGCCAAGCAAAACTGACATTAGGCCCTGGCTGAGCTTCGATATAACTTCGCACGTAGGTTTCAAGTAAATCATCGCTCATTTTAAACCGCTCATTATTCGGAAAAAGCCGCGCTTTCTCCAAATAAAAGCAATATTTGCAGTCCAAATTACACAACGGCCCCATGGGCTTTGTCATGATATGAAATGGTGCAGATGATGGAGTGGCTAATGTCATGCTTTTGTCATACATGTTCAAAACTAATACTTACGAAAAGCTTCTCTCATCCTGAGAAAAGAAGCAAGGCTTATGGGCGATTCTAGCCGATCATAAGCCTGCATTTATCAGCTATTCATTACACCTTATAACAAGGTCATAAGATAGATCTTTTGGCGACAGCCAGCAAAACATATTCTAAATTAATATCACCTTTTTCCAGCATTAAATAATTTGAAATCAAGTATTAGCAG
The Rubellicoccus peritrichatus DNA segment above includes these coding regions:
- a CDS encoding anaerobic sulfatase-maturation protein, which produces MYDKSMTLATPSSAPFHIMTKPMGPLCNLDCKYCFYLEKARLFPNNERFKMSDDLLETYVRSYIEAQPGPNVSFAWQGGEPTLAGLRFFKKSVAFQKKYAGGKQIENAFQTNGTLLNDEFCQFFHTEGFLVGISIDGPEKLHDAYRVDREGEPTYRRVMRGIELCKKHKVEFNTLTVVNRLNAREPLAVYRHLRDIGSAFMQFIPLVERQADDASSINGLDLSHPPDFDLPPDRKSEPEVTDWSVLPRDLGDFFCRVFDRWVTRDVGKTYIQLFDATLGKWLGIPGGPCTMAETCGRGLALEHNGDLYACDHYVYPRYRLGNIMNEPIATMADSETMQAFGDDKRDKLTRMCQRCDYRFACNGDCPKHRFAWTDDGDYGLSYLCPAYLQFFKHTAPAMQIMAKLYQSGRSPTEIMKHSFK